A single genomic interval of Scylla paramamosain isolate STU-SP2022 chromosome 4, ASM3559412v1, whole genome shotgun sequence harbors:
- the LOC135099513 gene encoding uncharacterized protein LOC135099513 isoform X1, giving the protein MTRATSRPALQAACFLLLLTVWGDARLPLHRHARATGHRVGTAAYDKCSHPFHAWMCESSSRPRVSSITSRGKQITVSAAPDTLPLPRPTPHSLVPTIPTPPTTPSSPQHGEDFSPETAPSRGAPQNTLPLPAPTPPPTTTPEPRRGSISFSEPATPKPPALPQPPPLPSKARPKAVQQEPHYDHCSHPFHTWLCSAAARPRSRLKPEPHSTPRPTQRPTQRPTPRPTQRPTPRRKQRPTPRPTPRPTPRPTAGPLPEASNTRKDSLLLSQTSTTARPYDVCSHPFHSWRCERPRLSLESSILGKSIKPVPDPPKPRPPPKIQALPTPAPPKPSWDGADPCTHAFHSWLCSRPAPRPSSRPRPRLRPRPRPRLRPRPSPRHKQKPAADPVLDPAASFPVEAPVLSPNNFLAAPTPSPAPPQFTTTQERGKSNNPEPEAEPEPSRQDVCRHPFHSFLCSSPRRTSSPDPASVPAKEPVAAPASLTPQTKVKPPREQESLPTSRPPRGHLCDHPFHAWLCGHRPDQPKKHHRRGHARPPGRSEVVNTVTDSTASPPDKSLSTIASSLPVPTVPPQPSLRNHHQAPATLQNSPSTMHLVVYARPLTWSNASVSSPPRTSPIIDPASTPIDLSRPSAPPVPAGAL; this is encoded by the exons ATGACGCGCGCCACCTCACGCCCCGCCCTACAG GCGGCGtgcttcctgctgctgctgacggTTTGGGGAGACGCCCGCCTCCCGCTCCATCGCCATGCTCGTGCCACAGGTCACCGTGTGGGTACGGCCGCTTATGACAAGTGCTCCCACCCTTTCCATGCCTGGATGTGTGAATCATCGTCTCGGCCCCGCGTGTCATCGATAACTTCCAGGGGCAAGCAGATCACAGTCAGCGCGGCCCCGGACACCTTGCCACTTCCTCGACCTACTCCTCATTCCCTCGTTCCCACGATCCCCACACCGCCCACCACCCCTTCATCACCTCAGCACGGAGAGGACTTTTCTCCCGAGACGGCGCCATCCAGAGGAGCGCCTCAGAACACCTTACCTCTCCCGGCACCCACTCCACCCCCCACCACAACCCCGGAACCAAGGCGCGGCAGCATCTCATTCTCAGAGCCAGCCACCCCCAAACCGCCAGCTCTGCCTCAACCACCTCCTCTGCCATCCAAGGCGCGGCCCAAAGCAGTGCAGCAGGAGCCTCACTACGATCACTGCTCTCATCCGTTCCATACATGGCTCTGCAGTGCCGCCGCAAGACCACGCTCTCGACTCAAACCTGAACCTCACTCCACTCCACGCCCCACGCAGCGCCCCACTCAACGCCCCACCCCGCGTCCTACTCAACGCCCCACTCCACGACGCAAGCAGCGCCCCACTCCACGCCCAACTCCACGTCCCACTCCACGCCCCACTGCTGGCCCCCTCCCAGAAGCCTCCAACACGAGAAAAGATTCACTTCTCCTGTCCCAGACCTCTACAACAGCTCGACCCTACGACGTTTGTTCACACCCATTTCACTCTTGGCGCTGCGAAAGACCGCGGCTGAGCCTCGAGTCCTCCATCCTAGGCAAGTCAATCAAGCCAGTCCCTGACCCTCCCAAGCCAAGGCCTCCCCCAAAGATACAAGCGCTGCCAACTCCTGCCCCACCTAAACCGAGCTGGGACGGAGCCGATCCCTGCACCCACGCCTTCCATTCTTGGCTGTGTAGCCGGCCAGCCCCTCGCCCCAGCTCCCGTCCCCGTCCCCGCCTAAGGCCCCGCCCCCGTCCCCGCCTCCGACCCCGCCCCAGCCCCCGCCACAAGCAGAAGCCAGCTGCTGATCCCGTGCTTGACCCGGCGGCCTCTTTCCCTGTCGAAGCACCCGTGTTATCCCCCAACAATTTCCTGGCCGCTCCGACGCCGTCCCCAGCTCCCCCACAGTTCACCACTACACAGGAGCGCGGCAAGTCAAACAACCCGGAACCTGAAGCAGAGCCCGAGCCCAGCCGGCAGGACGTGTGCCGCCACCCCTTCCACAGCTTCCTGTGCTCCTCGCCTCGCCGCACCAGCAGCCCCGACCCTGCCTCGGTCCCCGCAAAGGAGCCCGTTGCTGCACCAGCTTCCCTTACTCCCCAAACCAAGGTGAAGCCTCCCAGGGAACAAGAAAGCCTTCCCACATCCCGCCCACCCCGGGGCCACCTTTGTGACCACCCCTTCCACGCATGGCTGTGTGGTCACCGTCCGGACCAACCCAAGAAGCACCACAGGCGTGGCCACGCACGGCCACCAGGACGCAGCGAGGTGGTAAACACAGTTACAGATTCTACAGCTTCACCCCCGGACAAGAGTCTCTCGACCATCGCCTCGTCTCTACCCGTCCCCACCGTGCCTCCCCAGCCTTCCCTCAGAAACCACCACCAGGCACCAGCCACCCTCCAGAACTCCCCTTCCACCATGCACCTCGTTGTGTACGCACGCCCCCTCACTTGGTCTAATGCAAGCGTGTCCTCGCCTCCTCGCACTTCTCCGATCATCGACCCGGCCAGCACGCCGATCGATCTCTCCCGCCCCTCCGCACCGCCTGTACCTGCAGGAGCCTTATAA
- the LOC135099513 gene encoding uncharacterized protein LOC135099513 isoform X2, with protein MCESSSRPRVSSITSRGKQITVSAAPDTLPLPRPTPHSLVPTIPTPPTTPSSPQHGEDFSPETAPSRGAPQNTLPLPAPTPPPTTTPEPRRGSISFSEPATPKPPALPQPPPLPSKARPKAVQQEPHYDHCSHPFHTWLCSAAARPRSRLKPEPHSTPRPTQRPTQRPTPRPTQRPTPRRKQRPTPRPTPRPTPRPTAGPLPEASNTRKDSLLLSQTSTTARPYDVCSHPFHSWRCERPRLSLESSILGKSIKPVPDPPKPRPPPKIQALPTPAPPKPSWDGADPCTHAFHSWLCSRPAPRPSSRPRPRLRPRPRPRLRPRPSPRHKQKPAADPVLDPAASFPVEAPVLSPNNFLAAPTPSPAPPQFTTTQERGKSNNPEPEAEPEPSRQDVCRHPFHSFLCSSPRRTSSPDPASVPAKEPVAAPASLTPQTKVKPPREQESLPTSRPPRGHLCDHPFHAWLCGHRPDQPKKHHRRGHARPPGRSEVVNTVTDSTASPPDKSLSTIASSLPVPTVPPQPSLRNHHQAPATLQNSPSTMHLVVYARPLTWSNASVSSPPRTSPIIDPASTPIDLSRPSAPPVPAGAL; from the coding sequence ATGTGTGAATCATCGTCTCGGCCCCGCGTGTCATCGATAACTTCCAGGGGCAAGCAGATCACAGTCAGCGCGGCCCCGGACACCTTGCCACTTCCTCGACCTACTCCTCATTCCCTCGTTCCCACGATCCCCACACCGCCCACCACCCCTTCATCACCTCAGCACGGAGAGGACTTTTCTCCCGAGACGGCGCCATCCAGAGGAGCGCCTCAGAACACCTTACCTCTCCCGGCACCCACTCCACCCCCCACCACAACCCCGGAACCAAGGCGCGGCAGCATCTCATTCTCAGAGCCAGCCACCCCCAAACCGCCAGCTCTGCCTCAACCACCTCCTCTGCCATCCAAGGCGCGGCCCAAAGCAGTGCAGCAGGAGCCTCACTACGATCACTGCTCTCATCCGTTCCATACATGGCTCTGCAGTGCCGCCGCAAGACCACGCTCTCGACTCAAACCTGAACCTCACTCCACTCCACGCCCCACGCAGCGCCCCACTCAACGCCCCACCCCGCGTCCTACTCAACGCCCCACTCCACGACGCAAGCAGCGCCCCACTCCACGCCCAACTCCACGTCCCACTCCACGCCCCACTGCTGGCCCCCTCCCAGAAGCCTCCAACACGAGAAAAGATTCACTTCTCCTGTCCCAGACCTCTACAACAGCTCGACCCTACGACGTTTGTTCACACCCATTTCACTCTTGGCGCTGCGAAAGACCGCGGCTGAGCCTCGAGTCCTCCATCCTAGGCAAGTCAATCAAGCCAGTCCCTGACCCTCCCAAGCCAAGGCCTCCCCCAAAGATACAAGCGCTGCCAACTCCTGCCCCACCTAAACCGAGCTGGGACGGAGCCGATCCCTGCACCCACGCCTTCCATTCTTGGCTGTGTAGCCGGCCAGCCCCTCGCCCCAGCTCCCGTCCCCGTCCCCGCCTAAGGCCCCGCCCCCGTCCCCGCCTCCGACCCCGCCCCAGCCCCCGCCACAAGCAGAAGCCAGCTGCTGATCCCGTGCTTGACCCGGCGGCCTCTTTCCCTGTCGAAGCACCCGTGTTATCCCCCAACAATTTCCTGGCCGCTCCGACGCCGTCCCCAGCTCCCCCACAGTTCACCACTACACAGGAGCGCGGCAAGTCAAACAACCCGGAACCTGAAGCAGAGCCCGAGCCCAGCCGGCAGGACGTGTGCCGCCACCCCTTCCACAGCTTCCTGTGCTCCTCGCCTCGCCGCACCAGCAGCCCCGACCCTGCCTCGGTCCCCGCAAAGGAGCCCGTTGCTGCACCAGCTTCCCTTACTCCCCAAACCAAGGTGAAGCCTCCCAGGGAACAAGAAAGCCTTCCCACATCCCGCCCACCCCGGGGCCACCTTTGTGACCACCCCTTCCACGCATGGCTGTGTGGTCACCGTCCGGACCAACCCAAGAAGCACCACAGGCGTGGCCACGCACGGCCACCAGGACGCAGCGAGGTGGTAAACACAGTTACAGATTCTACAGCTTCACCCCCGGACAAGAGTCTCTCGACCATCGCCTCGTCTCTACCCGTCCCCACCGTGCCTCCCCAGCCTTCCCTCAGAAACCACCACCAGGCACCAGCCACCCTCCAGAACTCCCCTTCCACCATGCACCTCGTTGTGTACGCACGCCCCCTCACTTGGTCTAATGCAAGCGTGTCCTCGCCTCCTCGCACTTCTCCGATCATCGACCCGGCCAGCACGCCGATCGATCTCTCCCGCCCCTCCGCACCGCCTGTACCTGCAGGAGCCTTATAA